In the Clostridium gelidum genome, AGCTCTTATGTGAATACGTGATGAGCCCTCACTAATTATACAAGAAATTTGTCAATAAATAAAGATAATACAATTAATAAGTTGTCCCAATAATGTATTTTTGGAATATATTATAGATAATAATATGATTATCTTATGGGGGGAATGGAATGAGCTATATTATTGTTTGCAATACTGGTTCAGATAGCTTAAACAAGATTAATACTGAAAATTTGAATAATCAGAGTATAATTTTATCTGCTGATGAAAGTTCATTGGGCCCTCATGGATTATCATTGTACAAAGATAAAATTTTAGTGGCCAATAATTATAATAATAGTATTTCACTAATAAATTATAAGACATTTAAAGAAGAAAATAATTTATATATAGGAGCACATCCTAATGATATAGTAGCCCATAATGATATAGCATATGTTTCATGTGGAGAATCAAATTCACTTATAATATATGACATGATAAATGAACGAGTAAATTTTGAGGTGCCAACAGGTAGATTTCCTCATAATATGGCACTATTAGAAGAGGAAAATCTTTTGTTTATAAGTAATATGGGTGATGATAGTATATCTGTAATTGACTATATAAATAATAAGGAAATAAAAAGAATTAAAGTTGAAAATACTCCTACAAAAATAAATATATCAAAAAATAAAAAGTATCTATATATATGTATTAGTTATCTTGGCTATGATAAAAAAGGAAGCATAGGGATTATTGAATTAAGAACCTTAGAGTTAATTAATAGGATTCAGGTTGGATTGTCCCCAGTAGATTTATTTGAAGAGGGTAATTATCTATATGTTTCTAATTTATGTGATGGATCAATAAGTATTGTTAATTTAAAGGAACTTAAGGAAGAAAATAAAATAATTATTGG is a window encoding:
- a CDS encoding YncE family protein, with product MSYIIVCNTGSDSLNKINTENLNNQSIILSADESSLGPHGLSLYKDKILVANNYNNSISLINYKTFKEENNLYIGAHPNDIVAHNDIAYVSCGESNSLIIYDMINERVNFEVPTGRFPHNMALLEEENLLFISNMGDDSISVIDYINNKEIKRIKVENTPTKINISKNKKYLYICISYLGYDKKGSIGIIELRTLELINRIQVGLSPVDLFEEGNYLYVSNLCDGSISIVNLKELKEENKIIIGGMPRGIVKIKENIFVGDYLNGILNIIGIENKKIKAIELGSEPNAMTLVKN